From Rutidosis leptorrhynchoides isolate AG116_Rl617_1_P2 chromosome 3, CSIRO_AGI_Rlap_v1, whole genome shotgun sequence, a single genomic window includes:
- the LOC139900442 gene encoding glycosyltransferase BC10-like has product MCVVMALIVFVLGTFIASRYKAIMVPKDLYFPQVTSIRQTHSSSVYLCQKSSSTSSSSSSSSSSSLTHVVEFNDSNGFFNIWHSMDDEELIEKAKWVPRVAAYPWKVAFMFLSKRSLPLGPFWEKFFQGHEGLFSIYLHMSPDFNYEPPNSSVFYKRRIPSKHVHWGKPSMIDAERRLLANALLDFSNQRFILLSETCIPLFNFTTIYNYLINSNHSFLSSFDEPTKIGRGRYNKRMGPTITLQDWRKGSQWFEVNRELAVETISDKIYYHVFQKHCWPPCYMDEHYLPTLVNKVRPDLTTNRTVTWTDWSGGGSHPTTFMRKDITEVFLNRVRYESNCTYNDAHSSICFLFARKFHPSTLQPLLKIALRLLEL; this is encoded by the exons ATGTGTGTGGTCATGGCACTAATAGTGTTTGTTCTTGGCACATTCATCGCTAGTCGCTACAAGGCAATTATGGTTCCGAAAGATTTGTATTTTCCTCAAGTCACTTCAATTAGGCAAACTCATTCTTCATCGGTCTACTTATGTCAAAAATCTTCATCAACGTCgtcgtcttcttcttcttcttcttcttcttctttgactCATGTTGTGGAATTTAATGATTCAAATGGTTTTTTCAATATTTGGCACTCAATGGACGACGAAGAACTCATAGAGAAAGCTAAGTGGGTCCCACGTGTCGCTGCGTATCCGTGGAAAGTGGCTTTCATGTTCTTGTCTAAGAGAAGTTTGCCCCTGGGTCCATTTTGGGAAAAGTTCTTTCAAGGACACGAAGGTCTTTTCTCAATTTATCTTCATATGTCTCCTGATTTCAACTATGAACCTCCAAACTCGTCTGTGTTTTACAAACGACGAATCCCAAGCAAG CATGTTCACTGGGGGAAACCATCCATGATCGATGCCGAAAGACGACTTCTAGCAAATGCACTACTCGACTTCTCCAATCAAAGATTCATATTACTATCAGAAACATGCATTCCTCTATTCAATTTCACAACCATTTATAACTACTTGATCAATTCAAACCACAGTTTCCTAAGCTCATTTGATGAACCTACGAAAATAGGTCGTGGGAGGTACAACAAGCGAATGGGTCCCACGATAACGTTGCAAGATTGGCGTAAAGGCTCACAATGGTTTGAAGTAAACAGAGAGCTTGCAGTTGAAACAATTTCAGACAAAATTTATTATCATGTGTTTCAAAAACATTGTTGGCCACCTTGTTATATGGATGAACATTATTTACCTACACTCGTAAATAAGGTTCGTCCTGATTTAACGACAAACAGGACTGTGACGTGGACTGATTGGTCGGGTGGTGGATCCCACCCGACGACGTTCATGAGAAAAGATATCACGGAAGTGTTTCTAAATCGAGTTAGATACGAGTCCAATTGTACATACAATGACGCTCATAGCTCGATTTGCTTTTTATTTGCTAGGAAGTTTCATCCTAGTACTTTACAGCCATTGTTGAAGATAGCTCTGAGGTTGTTAGAGTTATAG